Proteins encoded by one window of Thalassoroseus pseudoceratinae:
- a CDS encoding DUF1592 domain-containing protein → MANDAERERNCELSIECSLRSVFGWLIVVLPLLLASSTRAAESETPSKFVVSALRTHCVECHGDGEDAESDVALQSVEADELATDLDLLGRLVRVLDLGEMPPDYGPTLKPELRQQLIAELRRMREAALSKQSRRPHAPIRRMNRFQYNNAVVDLFDLDRDVFSLPERMMRDHGGYFQPATGTMAEVVTVGSRPLGKSQMIEPRLGGIAAFPQDLRAEHGFDNQGDHLSLSPLLMDAFLKLGLSIPESPDFGPRTVGIWKPFFESSAAGVDHDVELRRRLEPFLRRAFRQPIDSEQLDRYIAYANHQLDDGVPFTDVMKSLAAATLASPKFLYLYDRSTETDAAETLGDFELASRLSFFLWGSLPDATLLELASKGRLSDTPILNEQVERMLRDRKLKRFCDSFPSQWLQLERIISSVPDREQFPRFYFSKYRASMHMMLEPLLLFETVLVENRPITELIDPDFTYRSEYLNSVYGELASTPVQNRGPEVAVARFRRMPVTDRRSGGVITNAAVMTMTSGPDRTQPITRGAWVASVIFNNPPKPPPADVPPLEENPPADEQHLTLRERLALHRQRRDCKGCHEKIDPLGFALENYNPIGKWRDQYHNKRAIDPSGTLFRRHEFHDVVEFKDAILVEKDRFTRAFAGHLLSFALARELEAADQSALDHIVQATAADDYKIQTLIKQVIFSEPFRNKSNPRILATSKLQPE, encoded by the coding sequence ATGGCAAATGATGCAGAACGCGAACGCAATTGCGAACTCTCGATCGAGTGTTCCCTTCGATCCGTTTTCGGATGGTTGATCGTTGTCCTACCACTACTGCTGGCATCATCCACGCGGGCGGCTGAGTCGGAGACGCCTTCGAAGTTCGTCGTTTCGGCGTTGCGAACCCATTGCGTCGAGTGTCATGGGGATGGGGAGGATGCTGAGAGCGATGTTGCTTTGCAGTCGGTGGAGGCCGACGAACTCGCGACGGATCTCGACTTGCTTGGTCGTCTGGTGCGTGTGCTGGATTTGGGGGAGATGCCGCCGGATTACGGACCGACGCTCAAGCCAGAACTCCGACAGCAACTGATCGCAGAACTCCGGCGAATGCGAGAAGCGGCACTCAGTAAACAGTCGCGGAGACCACATGCGCCAATCCGGCGGATGAATCGGTTTCAATATAACAATGCGGTCGTTGACCTGTTCGATCTGGATCGGGATGTCTTCTCGCTACCTGAACGAATGATGCGAGATCATGGCGGGTATTTCCAGCCAGCGACGGGGACGATGGCTGAGGTGGTCACGGTTGGCAGTCGACCACTTGGCAAGTCGCAGATGATTGAACCTCGACTCGGTGGAATCGCCGCGTTCCCGCAAGATCTGCGAGCCGAACATGGTTTCGATAATCAAGGTGACCACCTTTCACTGTCCCCATTACTGATGGACGCTTTCCTGAAACTCGGTCTGTCGATCCCGGAAAGTCCGGACTTCGGCCCGCGAACTGTTGGGATTTGGAAACCATTTTTTGAGTCTTCCGCAGCTGGTGTCGATCACGATGTCGAACTTCGGCGACGATTGGAACCGTTTCTTCGGCGAGCGTTTCGCCAACCGATCGACAGCGAACAACTTGACCGATACATCGCCTACGCGAACCATCAACTGGATGACGGCGTTCCGTTTACGGACGTGATGAAGTCGCTAGCCGCCGCGACGCTAGCATCGCCGAAGTTTCTTTATCTCTATGATCGATCAACGGAGACTGATGCGGCGGAAACTTTGGGCGACTTTGAACTCGCATCGAGGCTATCGTTTTTTCTGTGGGGAAGTCTGCCGGATGCAACGTTGCTAGAGTTGGCAAGTAAGGGACGGCTTAGCGACACACCGATATTAAACGAGCAAGTCGAAAGGATGCTCAGGGATCGCAAGCTCAAACGCTTCTGCGATAGTTTCCCTTCGCAATGGTTGCAATTGGAACGCATTATTTCATCAGTGCCGGACCGTGAACAGTTTCCACGGTTCTACTTTTCCAAGTATCGGGCCAGCATGCATATGATGTTAGAACCGCTCTTGCTGTTCGAAACCGTGTTGGTGGAAAATCGGCCCATCACGGAGTTGATTGATCCCGATTTTACGTACCGTTCCGAGTATTTGAATAGTGTCTATGGGGAACTCGCTAGTACGCCAGTTCAAAATCGTGGTCCTGAAGTTGCAGTGGCTCGGTTTCGAAGAATGCCAGTCACGGATCGTCGTTCGGGAGGTGTCATCACGAATGCTGCTGTCATGACAATGACATCTGGCCCCGATCGAACGCAACCGATTACTCGGGGTGCTTGGGTTGCGAGTGTCATCTTCAACAATCCACCGAAACCGCCTCCCGCGGATGTACCACCGCTCGAAGAGAATCCGCCCGCAGACGAGCAACACCTCACACTACGGGAGCGGTTGGCTTTGCATCGGCAGCGTCGTGACTGCAAAGGCTGTCATGAAAAAATTGATCCCCTGGGTTTTGCGTTGGAAAATTACAACCCGATCGGAAAATGGCGTGATCAGTACCACAACAAGCGTGCGATTGACCCGTCCGGGACGCTCTTCCGCAGACACGAATTCCATGATGTCGTTGAGTTCAAAGACGCGATTCTGGTTGAAAAAGATCGATTTACACGAGCCTTTGCAGGGCATCTCCTGTCCTTCGCGTTGGCTCGGGAGCTTGAAGCAGCAGATCAATCGGCGCTCGATCATATCGTGCAAGCAACTGCAGCTGATGACTACAAGATTCAAACACTCATCAAGCAAGTGATTTTTAGTGAACCGTTTCGCAACAAGTCGAATCCAAGAATTCTCGCGACTAGCAAACTCCAACCAGAATAA